In a genomic window of Gopherus evgoodei ecotype Sinaloan lineage chromosome 14, rGopEvg1_v1.p, whole genome shotgun sequence:
- the LOC115634847 gene encoding E3 ubiquitin-protein ligase RNF182-like, with the protein MTHQDGKLERCQPLAFLVHELECKICYNCYDAGAHKPKLLSCCHRVCAKCLRKMVAMGESSPHLLSCPFCRQETQVPEEDVQLLQDDSKVLAVLTYHKQAKKRGTLPSSEVILCPSILEPTRSSSDCLVITILEVPENVVPPEGLGMLDMIGLYRPVSLDSLPCRSPIQKCRSCSWHAIPHFILWMLCLIYFSSLPFGIYLLLIECHNLGIVLVSLVPSTLILCPLYSFCQCLCREIFEFPST; encoded by the coding sequence ATGACCCACCAGGATGGCAAGCTGGAGAGGTGCCAGCCACTGGCATTCCTAGTGCACGAGCTGGAGTGCAAGATCTGCTACAATTGCTACGATGCAGGAGCCCACAAGCCCaagctgctcagctgctgccaccGGGTCTGTGCGAAGTGCCTGCGCAAGATGGTGGCCATGGGGGAGTCCTCGCCCCACCTGCTCAGCTGCCCTTTCTGCCGGCAGGAGACCCAGGTCCCCGAGGAGGATGTGCAGCTGCTCCAGGATGACAGCAAGGTGCTGGCAGTGCTGACATACCACAAGCAGGCAAAGAAGCGAGGCACTCTGCCCTCTTCTGAGGTCATCCTGTGCCCCAGCATCCTGGAGCCAACCCGCAGCTCCTCTGACTGCCTGGTCATCACCATCCTTGAGGTGCCAGAGAACGTGGTGCCCCCCGAAGGCCTGGGTATGCTGGACATGATAGGCCTGTACCGCCCCGTCAGCCTGGACTCGCTGCCCTGCCGCAGCCCCATCCAGAAATGCCGCTCTTGCTCCTGGCATGCCATACCCCACTTCATCCTCTGGATGCTATGTCTCATCTACTTCAGCTCCCTGCCCTTCGGCATCTACCTCCTGCTCATTGAGTGCCACAACCTGGGCATTGTGCTGGTCAGCCTGGTGCCCTCCACCCTCATTCTCTGTCCCCTCTACAGCTTCTGCCAGTGTCTGTGCCGCGAGATCTTCGAGTTCCCCTCCACCTGA